Proteins from one Catenuloplanes atrovinosus genomic window:
- a CDS encoding TetR/AcrR family transcriptional regulator gives MPTGVAIRDVREHLFAAAERVLVRDGAAALTSRAVTTEAGVAKGVLHRHFPDFDGFLAELIRDRVARLAVDAEALHAGAGTGSVAGRLAATLTGLFGSVAVGLVGLLIFRDDLRARLRADYPTGVPLLADIVEMIAAYLELERAAGRVAADADPTLLAHTLIGSSHLLFAGRRDAPPAEAEVAELITSILAPVLR, from the coding sequence GTGCCGACTGGCGTGGCCATCCGTGACGTGCGCGAGCACCTGTTCGCCGCGGCCGAGCGGGTCCTGGTCCGGGACGGCGCGGCGGCGCTGACCAGCCGCGCCGTCACCACGGAGGCCGGCGTCGCGAAGGGCGTGCTGCACCGCCACTTCCCGGACTTCGACGGTTTCCTCGCCGAGCTGATCCGGGACCGCGTCGCGCGGCTCGCGGTGGATGCCGAGGCGCTGCACGCCGGTGCCGGTACGGGCTCCGTGGCCGGGCGCCTCGCCGCGACGCTGACCGGCCTGTTCGGCTCCGTGGCGGTCGGGCTGGTCGGTCTGCTGATCTTCCGTGACGACCTGCGGGCGCGGCTGCGCGCGGACTATCCCACCGGCGTGCCGCTGCTCGCGGACATCGTCGAGATGATCGCCGCCTATCTGGAGCTCGAGCGCGCGGCCGGCCGCGTGGCCGCCGACGCCGACCCGACCCTGCTGGCCCACACGCTGATCGGCTCCAGCCACCTGCTCTTCGCCGGCCGCCGGGACGCACCGCCCGCCGAGGCCGAGGTGGCCGAGCTGATCACGTCCATCCTGGCGCCCGTTCTCCGCTGA
- a CDS encoding ABC transporter ATP-binding protein — protein MGAPPHEDGSSPHDPARGLELAGVGVRFGGLTALEDVSLRVPPGRIVGVIGPNGAGKTTVFNVVCGFVVPHAGTITLDGRRLRPRPHRLTRLGIARTLQGVGLFAGLTLAENVMAGATGSARAGFLSSLLATPWAAREERRLRTGAVEILERLGIGGHADALPATLPYAIQKKAGLARALAARPRLLLLDEPAGGLGAEEIDELAALIRGLPAAAGTAVLLVEHHMDLVMSVCDEIVVLDFGRVVATGTPDQVRGDPAVAAAYLGTEAITPDGTPGAVAPEETGTVTR, from the coding sequence ATGGGAGCACCACCGCACGAGGACGGATCATCACCGCACGACCCGGCGCGGGGCCTCGAACTGGCCGGCGTCGGGGTGCGGTTCGGCGGGCTTACCGCGCTGGAGGACGTGTCGCTGCGGGTGCCGCCCGGGCGGATCGTCGGCGTGATCGGGCCCAACGGCGCCGGGAAGACCACGGTGTTCAACGTGGTGTGCGGGTTCGTGGTGCCGCACGCCGGGACGATCACACTGGACGGCCGGCGGCTGCGGCCGAGGCCGCACCGGCTGACCCGGCTCGGCATCGCGCGCACGCTGCAGGGCGTGGGGCTGTTCGCGGGCCTGACGCTGGCGGAGAACGTGATGGCCGGCGCGACCGGGTCGGCGCGGGCCGGGTTCCTGTCCTCGCTGCTCGCGACGCCGTGGGCGGCCCGGGAAGAGCGGCGGCTGCGAACCGGCGCGGTCGAGATCCTGGAGCGGCTGGGCATCGGGGGGCACGCGGACGCGCTGCCGGCCACGCTGCCGTACGCGATCCAGAAGAAGGCCGGGCTGGCCCGCGCGCTGGCGGCCCGGCCGCGGTTGCTTTTGCTGGACGAGCCGGCCGGCGGGCTCGGCGCGGAGGAGATCGACGAGCTGGCCGCGCTGATCCGCGGGCTGCCGGCCGCGGCGGGCACGGCCGTGCTGCTGGTCGAGCACCACATGGACCTGGTGATGTCGGTCTGCGACGAGATCGTGGTGCTCGACTTCGGGCGCGTGGTCGCCACCGGCACGCCGGACCAGGTGCGCGGCGACCCCGCGGTGGCGGCGGCCTACCTCGGCACCGAGGCGATCACACCGGACGGCACCCCCGGCGCGGTCGCGCCGGAGGAGACCGGGACGGTGACGCGGTGA
- a CDS encoding ABC transporter ATP-binding protein yields MLRIEAVTAGYGAAPVLRDVSLTVPPGAIVAVLGANGAGKTTLLRTVSGLLRPAAGAVRLAGEDLARVPVEHRVRRGMAHVPEGRGVVAELTVDENLRLGGLWRADRRDARRALDEVYALFDPLARRRGHAGHQLSGGERQMLAIGRALVGRPRLLLLDEPSLGLAPRVTAQLMGLLARLRDDTGLAVLLVEQNVRSALSVADRGVVMSLGRVVRDADAALLRDDDALRHAYLGF; encoded by the coding sequence CTGCTGCGGATCGAGGCGGTCACCGCCGGCTACGGCGCCGCCCCGGTGCTGCGCGACGTGAGCCTGACCGTCCCGCCCGGCGCGATCGTGGCCGTGCTGGGCGCGAACGGCGCCGGCAAGACCACGCTGCTGCGTACCGTCTCCGGCCTGCTCCGCCCCGCCGCCGGCGCGGTGCGGCTGGCCGGCGAGGATCTGGCCCGGGTCCCGGTCGAGCACCGGGTGCGGCGCGGCATGGCGCACGTGCCGGAGGGCCGCGGCGTGGTCGCGGAGCTGACCGTGGACGAGAACCTGCGGCTCGGCGGCCTGTGGCGCGCCGACCGGCGGGACGCGCGGCGCGCGCTGGACGAGGTGTACGCGCTGTTCGACCCGCTGGCGCGGCGGCGCGGGCACGCCGGGCACCAGCTGTCCGGCGGCGAGCGGCAGATGCTGGCGATCGGGCGCGCGCTGGTCGGCCGCCCGCGCCTGCTGCTGCTGGACGAGCCGTCGCTCGGCCTCGCACCGCGGGTGACCGCGCAGCTGATGGGCCTGCTCGCCCGGCTGCGGGACGACACCGGACTGGCGGTGCTGCTGGTCGAACAGAACGTGCGCAGCGCGCTGTCGGTCGCGGACCGGGGCGTGGTCATGTCGCTGGGCCGGGTGGTGCGGGACGCGGACGCGGCGCTGCTGCGGGACGACGACGCACTCCGGCACGCCTACCTGGGGTTCTGA
- a CDS encoding branched-chain amino acid ABC transporter permease translates to MDRLVFLTVDGLSRGAVYATMALALVLIWRGARIVNFAQGAMAVAAAYVAHSVTAATGSFWLGFAAAIAAGPALGWLVERLVMRHVGHDRPLNAVIVALGLVLLITAVLGIVYGNEFRPAPAAFDRTALQLGGVPLLSPYDVFVFGTVAVTVGALALLFTRSRVGLRLRASAFAPEVSRLLGVNVSGMLLLGWVLAAGVGALAGMLIIPTEFGLHPNAMDRSFVVAFTAAVVGGLDSPAGAVIGGLAVGLVLSFVGGYLGDQVTPLAIIVLLLAVLLIRTDGLFATPAARRI, encoded by the coding sequence ATGGATCGACTCGTTTTCCTGACCGTGGACGGGCTGTCCCGGGGCGCGGTCTACGCCACGATGGCGCTGGCGCTGGTGCTCATCTGGCGCGGCGCCCGGATCGTCAACTTCGCACAGGGCGCGATGGCGGTGGCGGCCGCGTACGTCGCGCACAGCGTCACGGCCGCGACCGGCTCGTTCTGGCTCGGCTTCGCCGCCGCGATCGCCGCCGGGCCGGCGCTCGGCTGGCTGGTGGAACGCCTGGTCATGCGGCACGTGGGGCACGACCGGCCGCTCAACGCGGTGATCGTCGCGCTCGGCCTGGTGCTGCTGATCACCGCGGTGCTCGGCATCGTGTACGGCAACGAGTTCCGCCCGGCGCCGGCCGCGTTCGACCGGACCGCGCTCCAGCTCGGCGGCGTGCCGCTGCTGTCGCCGTACGACGTGTTCGTGTTCGGCACGGTCGCGGTCACGGTCGGCGCGCTGGCGCTGCTGTTCACGCGCAGCCGGGTCGGGCTGCGGCTGCGCGCGTCCGCGTTCGCGCCGGAGGTGTCCCGGCTGCTCGGCGTGAACGTGAGCGGCATGCTGCTGCTCGGCTGGGTGCTCGCGGCCGGCGTCGGCGCGCTCGCCGGGATGCTGATCATCCCGACCGAGTTCGGCCTGCATCCGAACGCGATGGACCGCTCGTTCGTGGTGGCGTTCACCGCGGCCGTGGTCGGCGGGCTGGACAGCCCGGCCGGCGCGGTGATCGGCGGGCTGGCGGTCGGGCTGGTGCTGTCGTTCGTCGGCGGCTACCTCGGCGACCAGGTCACCCCGCTGGCGATCATCGTGCTGCTACTGGCCGTGCTGCTGATCCGCACGGACGGCCTGTTCGCCACGCCCGCGGCGAGGCGGATATGA